From the Brassica napus cultivar Da-Ae chromosome A8, Da-Ae, whole genome shotgun sequence genome, one window contains:
- the LOC125577108 gene encoding NPC intracellular cholesterol transporter 1-like isoform X2: MRLVLYMHLSSVHTTLHLTQKVTVNSLRAAREFSSRMSNLLKIDIFPYSVFYIFFEQYLNIWTVALTNLAIALGAIFVVCLLITSSAWSSAIIVLVLVMILADLMGVMVVLGIQLNAVSVVNLIMSIGIAVEFCVHISHAFLMSNGNREQRARKALETMGASVFSGITLTKLVGVMVLCFARSEIFVVRTPTKYVALWSFLVSCLSSNGYCMEAYRCITFKCTWLWLSSASCIWVVFLPVILSLSGPPQIHDTEEEQASSSVFSTQWFRKVKTYLAFYLSVYVKSSLKANTETHLRKKL; this comes from the exons ATGAGGCTGGTGTTATACATGCATCTGAGTTCCGTACATACCACACTCCACTTAACACAAAA GGTGACTGTTAATTCACTGCGAGCTGCCCGGGAGTTCAGTTCAAGAATGTCTAATTTGCTGAAG ATTGACATCTTTCCATATTCTGTGTTCTACATTTTCTTTGAGCAATATCTGAATATCTGGACCGTAGCTTTGACAAACCTCGCTATAGCACTCG GTGCTATATTTGTTGTTTGCTTATTAATCACTTCCAG TGCCTGGAGTTCAGCCATCATTGTTCTTGTGTTAGTGATGATACTCGCTGACCTCATG GGTGTAATGGTGGTTTTGGGAATTCAACTCAATGCGGTTTCTGTTGTGAATTTGATAATGTCAATCGGGATTGCTGTAGAATTCTGCGTGCACATATCACATGCCTTCCTG ATGAGTAATGGGAACAGAGAACAAAGAGCGAGGAAGGCACTGGAAACCATGGGAGCTTCAGTTTTCAG TGGGATCACACTCACAAAACTTGTCGGAGTGATGGTGCTTTGCTTCGCACGATCGGAGATATTTGTGGTAAGGACACCCACCAAATACGTTGCCTTATGGAGTTTTCTGGTCTCTTGCTTGAGTTCAAATGGATATTGTATGGAAGCATACAGGTGTATTACTTTCAAATGTACTTGGCTTTGGTTATCATCGGCTTCTTGCATTTGGGTCGTTTTCTTACCT GTCATACTAAGTTTATCTGGGCCTCCACAAATACACGACACCGAGGAGGAGCAAGCTTCTTCTTCCGTATTTTCAACGCAATGGTTTAGGAAAGTCAAAACTTACTTGGCATTCTACCTGAGCGTTTATGTGAAGAGTTCTTTAAAAGCTAACACAGAAACACATCTAAGAAAAAAGCTCTGA
- the LOC125577108 gene encoding NPC intracellular cholesterol transporter 1-like isoform X3, with the protein MRLVLYMHLSSVHTTLHLTQKVTVNSLRAAREFSSRMSNLLKIDIFPYSVFYIFFEQYLNIWTVALTNLAIALGAIFVVCLLITSSAWSSAIIVLVLVMILADLMGVMVVLGIQLNAVSVVNLIMSIGIAVEFCVHISHAFLMSNGNREQRARKALETMGASVFSGITLTKLVGVMVLCFARSEIFVVYYFQMYLALVIIGFLHLGRFLTCHTKFIWASTNTRHRGGASFFFRIFNAMV; encoded by the exons ATGAGGCTGGTGTTATACATGCATCTGAGTTCCGTACATACCACACTCCACTTAACACAAAA GGTGACTGTTAATTCACTGCGAGCTGCCCGGGAGTTCAGTTCAAGAATGTCTAATTTGCTGAAG ATTGACATCTTTCCATATTCTGTGTTCTACATTTTCTTTGAGCAATATCTGAATATCTGGACCGTAGCTTTGACAAACCTCGCTATAGCACTCG GTGCTATATTTGTTGTTTGCTTATTAATCACTTCCAG TGCCTGGAGTTCAGCCATCATTGTTCTTGTGTTAGTGATGATACTCGCTGACCTCATG GGTGTAATGGTGGTTTTGGGAATTCAACTCAATGCGGTTTCTGTTGTGAATTTGATAATGTCAATCGGGATTGCTGTAGAATTCTGCGTGCACATATCACATGCCTTCCTG ATGAGTAATGGGAACAGAGAACAAAGAGCGAGGAAGGCACTGGAAACCATGGGAGCTTCAGTTTTCAG TGGGATCACACTCACAAAACTTGTCGGAGTGATGGTGCTTTGCTTCGCACGATCGGAGATATTTGTG GTGTATTACTTTCAAATGTACTTGGCTTTGGTTATCATCGGCTTCTTGCATTTGGGTCGTTTTCTTACCT GTCATACTAAGTTTATCTGGGCCTCCACAAATACACGACACCGAGGAGGAGCAAGCTTCTTCTTCCGTATTTTCAACGCAATGGTTTAG
- the LOC125577108 gene encoding NPC intracellular cholesterol transporter 1-like isoform X4 — MRLVLYMHLSSVHTTLHLTQKVTVNSLRAAREFSSRMSNLLKIDIFPYSVFYIFFEQYLNIWTVALTNLAIALGAIFVVCLLITSSAWSSAIIVLVLVMILADLMGVMVVLGIQLNAVSVVNLIMSIGIAVEFCVHISHAFLMSNGNREQRARKALETMGASVFSGITLTKLVGVMVLCFARSEIFVHTGVLLSNVLGFGYHRLLAFGSFSYLSY, encoded by the exons ATGAGGCTGGTGTTATACATGCATCTGAGTTCCGTACATACCACACTCCACTTAACACAAAA GGTGACTGTTAATTCACTGCGAGCTGCCCGGGAGTTCAGTTCAAGAATGTCTAATTTGCTGAAG ATTGACATCTTTCCATATTCTGTGTTCTACATTTTCTTTGAGCAATATCTGAATATCTGGACCGTAGCTTTGACAAACCTCGCTATAGCACTCG GTGCTATATTTGTTGTTTGCTTATTAATCACTTCCAG TGCCTGGAGTTCAGCCATCATTGTTCTTGTGTTAGTGATGATACTCGCTGACCTCATG GGTGTAATGGTGGTTTTGGGAATTCAACTCAATGCGGTTTCTGTTGTGAATTTGATAATGTCAATCGGGATTGCTGTAGAATTCTGCGTGCACATATCACATGCCTTCCTG ATGAGTAATGGGAACAGAGAACAAAGAGCGAGGAAGGCACTGGAAACCATGGGAGCTTCAGTTTTCAG TGGGATCACACTCACAAAACTTGTCGGAGTGATGGTGCTTTGCTTCGCACGATCGGAGATATTTGTG CATACAGGTGTATTACTTTCAAATGTACTTGGCTTTGGTTATCATCGGCTTCTTGCATTTGGGTCGTTTTCTTACCT GTCATACTAA
- the LOC125577108 gene encoding NPC intracellular sterol transporter 1-related protein 1-like isoform X1, whose translation MNTRAINFVGGGAQNFREWFVFIGQKAPPGFPGSPYAINFKSSTPELSAMAPMNLSTYSCGDTSLGCSCGDCPSSPACSSPEPLPPPHEEDSCSFRIGPLKVRCIELSMALLYILLVSSFFGWAVFSRTRDITQPDGSSESLVRLLEGDGINSELKESTLGVKGKRHAHLSPVQRYMATFYKSYGSWIARNPSLVLFISVAIVLALSSGLLHFKVETRPEKLWVGPSSKAAEEKKFFDSHLSPFYRIEQLILATVPDPKTGRAPSLLTWLSLSFFTYTCQEERLSMVQSKNLTLYIFSSESSIEEELKRESTADVIIVAASYRLCLFIFPSLTFLLIRWAIGGISVVSGDLNIPLVSVEVIL comes from the exons ATGAACACACGTGCCATTAATTTCGTTGGTGGTGGCGCTCAAAACTTCAGAG AGTGGTTTGTGTTTATCGGTCAGAAAGCACCACCTGGCTTCCCTGGTTCACCATATGCAATCAATTTCAAATCGAGTACCCCTGAGTTATCTGCAATGGCGCCGATGAACTTATCTACTTATTCTTGTGGCGACACATCACTTGGATGCTCTTGTGGTGACTGCCCTTCCTCACCCGCTTGCTCTAGTCCCGAACCCCTTCCTCCCCCACATGAAGAAGACTCCTGCTCATTTCGAATCGGTCCTCTTAAG GTTAGATGCATTGAGTTATCGATGGCACTGTTATACATCTTGCTGGTCTCTAGCTTCTTTGGATGGGCTGTTTTCAGTCGAACTAGGGATATAACGCAGCCTGATGGTAGCTCAGAGTCACTAGTGCGTCTGTTGGAAGGAGATGGAATCAATAGTGAACTGAAGGAAAGCACTCTTGGTGTCAAG GGGAAAAGACATGCTCACCTCTCTCCTGTTCAGAGATACATGGCAACATTTTACAA ATCATACGGGTCATGGATTGCTAGAAAtccatctcttgttcttttcATTTCGGTGGCTATAGTTCTTGCGCTGAGTTCAGGTCTCCTTCATTTTAAGGTGGAAACACGACCAGAAAAG CTGTGGGTAGGTCCTTCAAGCAAAGCAGCAGAAGAGAAAAAGTTCTTTGATAGCCACCTTTCACCATTCTACAGAATCGAGCAG CTTATCTTGGCCACTGTTCCTGATCCCAAAACTGGGAGGGCTCCTAGTCTTTTGACATGGTTGTCGTTATCGTTTTTTACTTACACTTGCCAGGAGGAGCGGCTATCTATGGTGCAATCCAAGAATTTGACTCTCTATATTTTTTCATCTGAAAGCTCAATAGAGGAAGAGCTGAAAAGAGAAAGCACTGCTGATGTTATAATAGTAGCT GCAAGCTATCGGTTATGTTTGTTTATATTTCCGTCTTTGACCTTTCTCTTAATTCGGTGGGCCATTGGAGGCATTTCTGTTGTATCTGGTGACTTGAATATTCCTTTAGTCTCTGTAGAAGTAATTCTTTAG
- the LOC125577109 gene encoding uncharacterized protein LOC125577109, whose translation MEDSSASFVGNRYWVLRHGKSIPNERGLIVSSMENGVLPEYQLAPDGVAQAQLAGQSFLKQLEESKLSLDKVRICYSPFSRTTHTAKVVAQVLNLPFDSPQCKMMETLRERYFGPTFELKSHDKYPEIWDLDEKDPFMGPEGGESADDVVSRLATAMLSMEAEFQRCAILVVSHGDPLQMLQNIMHSAKQHSGGDGGLAEWIQMSRVASVLSQHRKFALLTGELRPLL comes from the exons atggaagattCGTCGGCGTCGTTTGTAGGCAACAGATATTGGGTGCTCCGACATGGAAAGAGCATTCCGAACGAGAGAGGCCTCATCGTCTCTTCAATG GAAAATGGGGTGCTCCCAGAGTACCAGTTAGCCCCTGATGGTGTCGCTCAGGCTCAGCTCGCTGGCCAATCCTTCCTCAAG CAACTCGAGGAAAGTAAGTTATCACTGGACAAGGTCCGCATCTGCTACTCCCCCTTCTCTAGAACCACCCACACCGCTAAGGTTGTCGCTCAGGTCCTCAATCTCCCTTTTGATTCCCCTCAATGCAAG ATGATGGAAACTCTGCGAGAACGCTACTTTGGACCTACATTTGAACTCAAGTCACATGATAAG TACCCGGAGATATGGGATCTTGATGAGAAAGATCCATTCATGGGACCAGAAGGAGGTGAAAGCGCTGATGATGTTGTATCCAGACTCGCCACTGCCATGTTATCCATGGAAGCAGAATTTCAAAGGTGCGCAATTCTGGTGGTGAGCCATGGAGATCCACTGCAGATGTTGCAGAACATAATGCATTCAGCAAAGCAACATAGCGGAGGAGATGGTGGTTTAGCAGAGTGGATTCAGATGAGCCGAGTTGCTTCTGTCTTGTCACAGCACCGCAAGTTTGCTTTGCTCACTGGTGAACTCCGACCCCTCCTCTGA